TATTAAGCGAAAAATATAAAACAGGAAAATCAAACCCTATTAAAGCCTTTTATCTTGGTTTTAAATCAAACTTAAAAGCCAAAAAGACCAAAGAGTACTCTTCACACATTTACATACTTAAAAAATAGGTGAATATTGATTTTAAAAGCTCTTAATAGATTTTTAAGTATTTAAATATCTATATACCTTACATAAAAAATAAAACCTCTTAAATCGCTTATTTAAGAGGTTTTTATATAGTTGTAATTTATTGTTTTATACTTAACAATAAGTTTTACTTATTTAATAAAAATACTGTAAAAATTGAAATTACAAAGTAAACAGCTAAGGTCATTGCACCAGCATAATCTTTAGCCAAACGTTGTCCTACTAATAAAAAAATTAAAGTCACTGCAGAAAGCTCAGCTCCAATTAAAGCCATCTCATGATTACCTGTGGTAGCCAAATGAAAAATTCCAACAAACATTAAAGCACCAGCTAATAATTCTAAAACTAAAATAACAGCCAATAATAACGGTACCATATTTTTTAAAGGTGAGTTTTTAAAATGGTCTTTTATAAAAGATAAGTTTCCATTCCAATCTGTTACCTTATCTATACCTGATTGTAAAAAAGTAACTATTAAAAATAATAAGGCTAAAATTTCAGTAATGTTTTTTTGTATAAGTTCCATATAATCGATTTTTAGCAAATATAAGTTATCTCCTTCTTAGTTGTAACATTTTCTAAAAATTGCGTCTTATACGATATATAAGCTATATATTTAAAGAAAAATTACTAACTATTAAAAATTAACACCATGCCTATTTATTTGTATCCCTTTATTTTCTTCGGAATAATAATCTTACTATCCTCTTTCTTTATTGTAAAACAACAAACCGCGGCTATCATAGAGAGATTTGGTAAATTTCACAGCATAAGACACTCAGGATTACATTTAAAAATTCCATTAGTAGATCGAATTGCAGGAAAACTAAGTTTAAAAATTCAACAATTAGATGTAATTGTTGAAACAAAAACTTTAGATGACGTTTTTGTTAAATTAAAAGTTTCTGTTCAGTACAAAGTTATCAGAGATAAGGTATATGAAGCCTTTTATAAGCTTGATTATCCGCACGACCAGATTACTTCATATGTATTTGACGTTGTGCGTGCAGAAGTACCTAAAATGCGTTTAGATGATGTATTTGTAAAGAAAGATGACATTGCAATTGCAGTAAAATCAGAATTAAATGACGCAA
The sequence above is a segment of the Tenacibaculum sp. 190130A14a genome. Coding sequences within it:
- a CDS encoding DoxX family protein translates to MELIQKNITEILALLFLIVTFLQSGIDKVTDWNGNLSFIKDHFKNSPLKNMVPLLLAVILVLELLAGALMFVGIFHLATTGNHEMALIGAELSAVTLIFLLVGQRLAKDYAGAMTLAVYFVISIFTVFLLNK